Within the Trichoderma breve strain T069 chromosome 3, whole genome shotgun sequence genome, the region ATACGGAGCATAACCACAGGCAAAGCCAACCCAGTTCGCAAGCATTATACCGGATGAAAGACCCACGCCAGAGAGACCACCGATAAGTCCTCGATTCTTAGGGGGTGCGATCTCTGACAGATAGACAGGCACAGTACCACTCAATGCTCTTAAAGGCGTACAGTAAGAATTAGCCTTATGTAATCCCataagaaagaagagagttTTCATGCATACCCAACGGCGACTCCCGAGATAATTCGACCCGCAAGAAACATGCCAATGTTGACCGATGCTGTCTGCAAGATGGCCCCAATCGTTACAATAACGGCTGCGAGTTGCATAAAGCGAAGTCGTCCGAGTTTGTCGGCAACTAAGATTTGCGAAATGGCACCGACTGCTTCACCGGCTATGTAAATGGCACCcaccttgcccttgtcagTCAAAGTAGAATATCAAGTATCAAAGTGTTCAAGTGAGATACTTACAGCGCCCGTGAGAGCAGAAGATGGGTTGCCCATGTAAGCCGCCCAACTGGCATGGGCAATTGCTGTTTATGTCGGTTGGCTGCAGTTTCACAAAGGGATATCAGGGAAGAATGGAGTAGACGAACTCGTAGTTACGATACCCGTATCATAGCCCTATTGCCCACTATCATTAGAAGCTGACTTCCGAAACTTCATATCCAAAGCTTCACATACGTATAAGAATGTGCCAATTGATGCAAACGACGCGATGCCGATGGTGTACCAGCCGGTCGACGGCATTGTGAAGAACACTGTTATCGTCAACGGGGTAATCTGATAAAAGTCTCAGAAGGAGACAGAGCAATGTAGCAGTGAATCCGTAAAATTCAAGAGAACCAAAAGATCTCCAACAATCCAAGGGGTCTTAATGGCGTAATAATGTACACAACTCCATCTAGAAGGATTGGCCAAGTGGTGCATATGCATCCCCAAGTTCTCCGGATTATTCGAAATCTGGGGAATTTTTAGCCCGGTTCTGCATGGTGCATGCACCCCGCGAAATCTTACGGTTCATCATACCGCCGAAATGCCCGGCACGAGGGTCGAGCGCCCTGATCTTGATCTTAGAGGCACTAGCTTACGACTAAACTAGGAGAACTAGGACTCATTAGACAGATTCACCCACGCGACGTAAAGATTGGCAAACACGTGTGCTTTTCGGCCGAGGTTGTAGCATGCAAGGTACTGTGGCTCAGATTCGTGCGGTATCCAGCGATGCTAAGCACAAGGGCGCAATGTTTCATGATATAGAAACTTGAAGCATTACTAGAGGTCAATAAAGCCAGCTATTAAGGTAATTTCTTGAACGAATCAGGGCATTTTAACGCTCTATGTCAAATGAAAAGTTGGAATCTGCATTGCCAATTAGAGCTACAGTACGATTATTCAATTGCATGTACCACTCAGTTGCGGACTGATTCAAAACGCCCTACCCTACAAAATCGTTGTACATCCAGCAGTTTAAAAGTTAAATTGGATCGCTTCACGAAACTTAGACCATTGGACTTAGATAAATTGCGAATAATGAAGTCCCCATGGGGACGGATGCAATATATGTATTAGTAGAGACGGGAGAGATGCCTTGTACCTGATGGTTGATTTATGTTGCCGTCAGCTTACGACCTTCTACCAAGTCTGATTCCAAATAGTACACGAACTCAAAATACTTCTTAGGAGCACCGGATTTCCGTTCTTAGATTTGCCTGCAATGACTTAACTCAATTGATTCAGTGGGTATAATTAGTGTTAAGGACTGAGCGATTACGTATTTACTCAGCTCGACTTCATTAAGCAAAACATATCATTTCCATGCACCAAAAGCCGTATTTTGGAAAATTCTGGCGTACATTGTAAAGAGAAGTAAGATCTAGATGCCGCTATTCCGGACATAGGTAATAGTATACCGTATTTCATGTTCATCGCCCTAATTTACTTGGTCGAACTTTCTCTATGATAGCTATGTTATTTAACTATTCAGGATAAGCCAACGGAGTACGGAAAGACGATATATACATCAGCCCTATTGTAAGTGACCATTCTCCACAACTTAAACTTCACAAGACAATGATAAAATACTCGCAAAATCCTCATGCATCATGAATCAATATCATCCCTTGAATGAATGTCTCTTAGAGTGTTTTCAGAAGTGATCAACAGCATGAACCCAGTTCAACCAACACCACCTCCTCCCGAGCTCATCAAGGGTAGTCTTGCCTCAGGCGAAGGTatcctctgccttggccttccTCGGAGCGGCACTCTGTCCATTGTCACAGCGCTTCGGCAGCTGGGCTATTCCCATGTTCACCACGGAGCTGAACAAGTCTTCAATTCAACAAACTGGGAGGCTTCTATACGCGCGTCGCGTGCCTGCTTTCCTGTGTGGAATACAGGTGGCAGCCAAGGATCCCAATCTTTCTCAAAGGCAGATTGGGACGCATTCTTAGGGCATTATCAAGTCGTCAGTGATTTTGCGGGTTTCTACGGATCACATATAGCGAAGGTATATCCAACAGCCAAGGTGATTCTGGTCCAACGCCCATTCGAGTCATGGTACGCGTCTTTCGATGCAGCAATACTGCAGGCACTCTTCCAACCAATCCGTGCATTTCTTTTCCAACGGCTCATAGCACCTGTTACGGGAATCACTGCATTCACTGCTCATCCGTACATTGTGTTTGGAAGTTTCAAGGCACGCAATGTAGATGAAACAAGGCTCAATGCTCAAGAAGTGTACGACGAGCACTATGCAGCAGTGAGAAAGATTGTTTCGCCAGAAAACTTGCTGGAGCTGAACCTtgaggatggatgggctcCATTGTGTAATTTTCTTGGGAAAGAGATTCCGGACACGCCGTTCCCACATGTCAACGATCGAAAGAATATGCTTACGATGGTCAACATGCTCTGTTTCCTACTCACCATGAAGTCTTTATGGATGATACTCAAATCTTTACTGCCGATTGTTGGTGTGGTGTTTGGATATTGGCTTTCACAGCAGGGTATAACAATTTCCAGCATATCTCAGCTTATTAAGGGCACCTAGACATGTTTTTAATAATGGGTATAGACATAGGACAAGTGCTTATTTCATACGTAATTGTCTCGTACTTTGAGGTTTCAACTTACAAAGCTGGTATTAATTCCCCTGagcctttcttttccttcctcGTCCGATATTAGATCCAAGTTTAGTAGTTCAATGTTCATGGCCATAATCTTAACACAATGCTTTCCCATCTTCAGTTCCATTATTAATGAGTCTCGAACAATTGCCATAGGCACACTATCATCAGTAGTCTCAATAAATCTTATTCCGGTTACTGATGAATTCCATTGTGGCATCAGGGTTCGACGGAATAATGGCCTTTTATACGTTAAGCTCCAATTTAAATGTCTTATTATCTACACGGATCTTGGCTGTAACAACCACCTGATACTAGTTTAATGGCTCAGCTGTTGCGCTAAGGTGCTTGTCTGTCATCCAAATACCGCTTCCAAGCCCAATACCCACCTTCCAAATCCGTTGCTCGCGATAATCCCAGCTTTTGCAGTTCCCTCGCTGCTAGCGAACTTGTGTAGCCCTCTGAACACGACACAATGACCCGCGTGTCGTATCCAAACTCGtccacaatctccttgatccGGGCCTCGTTTTGCGGATCTAGGCGCCACTCCAGCACGTTGCGCTCAATAATGTTAATGGTATGCTTAGTGGTAGATGCGTCGAATAGCGGCGCGTCGGGGAAGTTCAAGGCGCCCTCTCGCTCCCGCTGGGCGGCTGGTCGGATGTCCACAATGTGGGTTGGGCCatgagatgaggatgattgCAATTCTGTAAGAAGCTGGGCCGGAGTTACGCGAGTGAGGTGAGTGCGTGCCTCGGCAAGGATCTCATTGATGCTTCTGGCACCAGGTGGAGGAATATGTTTTGACATTGTGAAATTTGCTTGGTTTCAGCAGATGAGTGTGTAGAGGTGAGGAATATGACTGTCCTGGTCAGAGATAAGTGGAACTTTAGTGCTGCTGTATTAGTCGCAGGTAAATTTCTATGGCGTGATTTCACGCCAAATATGCGTGTGTATTCTTTAAGTTGTAGTGGACGGGTATTAAATCTCATCGAGTTCTTACGTTCGATAATCAGGCATAGATCCAAGGGCTAAGAATGAGATATTTGCGAGTGGCGAATGCATATATAGAGACTTATCTAGAGATAATTTGGACCGCGAGATTGCTGCAATAGGAATTTGTATCGGATAAATTGCCCGGTGGTGTTCTCTCCCAGAAATAAGGTCCTAGCGGGCAATCTGTCAACCCCTCACTGGTCCATCCACCATGGCATCTCCGGATCTATATCACCGAGCGAATACCATGAGCAAGGACCGTCTAATGAGTTAATCATGTCAGTGACATCGCCAGTTGATGAGGAGATCTCAGACTCTTGAGTCGTCTGTCTCTCACTGCTTGACGGGTTTGACAGGCTTGGTAGATCGCTGACAGTGGGAATGGGCGTGTCCTCTTTCAGTCCCAGTGCACACTGAGCAATTCTTTGTATCTCTTGTAGATTTCTTGCCGTCCTAGGCCATATATCTCCCAGCGCTTTGAGGCACCCAATCGTCATACGAACCTGATCTCTGGCCCTTGACAGCTCTCTTCCCTTCAATAGGAACTTGCAGGCTGAGAGGAGTGCAAGCGTTCCTTCGCTGATCATGCAAGTTGCAAACGGTGTATGATGGAAAGGACGCGCTGGTAATGCTAGCAGGCATATCTGTGCCTCTATCGATCGTAATACTCGTACGGTATGCACGTTTACCATTTCTGGTATTGGGAGCTCCGGCGGAGGGTGTCTAGCACAACTCGAAATAGCCTCTACAGTATTAAACCTCAGATCTGACAACGGTCTATGTAAACTGATGGTTGCTCTGTGGGGGGCTTAGCATATGACCAGCGAATATCTTTCCGGTTTCTAAAACTGGTGCAAGGTCTGATGAACTTACACGTGAATAAGGAGGTTGGCTTGGAACATGAGTTCGTCGATTTCGCCGGATTTATCCATGAGTTGCTTGCGACCACTTGGCAATAAGAGCAACCATCCATCGAGAATCGAATCGGCAGTATGAATTACATGCAAAGAGGCGTCCTCAGGTGTAATTCCAAGAGCCATTGGCGCTGCAGACGCCACACATCTTGCAGCACCAATAAGATATGCAaaggatgagaatgaggTATTGCTCAGAGAAAACTCACGACAGTCGAATTCTTCCAATGTTTTCGGTTCGGGGATTTCCTACAGACAATTTATTATGCAAGCTCCTATACGTAACACATTTGGACGTGGCAATAGTTGGGATACGCTCCAATGAGGGTTAGTACTCACACCTGATTCATACTCAAACTCCTCACAAGGCAGTTCCACAGTGGCCTCAACTTCTATGACTGCAAATTCTAGCGTGCCGACTGTGCCAGCATAGTAGCCATTCACAATGTACAGCATCCACCAGGTCCGCCTCCAGCATTCTCTGAGTACAAGGTCCTCGCCTCCCTGTTCAGTCGCGAATTGACAACGGAACATCTCAAGCCCGATTGCAAGTCGGGCGGCGGTCTCCATTTCATCTTTTGCCTCGTTCTTTTGCCCATACCAGAACAAAGCGATAGAGTACAAGACCCGGCACTGAACCATAAAGGGTTCGGTTTGCGATGCCTGCGAGAAACAGCCCTTCACCGCGTCCTGCAATTGACACGGCCATTCCCGGAACCCGTAGAGGTGCCCGATGAGGCGCATGACAGCCACGAGGGGCTCTAGTCTTGGCTGGCAGTCTGGATCTTGACATAGTCTAACCAGATGTCGCCGAGGTAGAACCAATGGGTGCAATTTGTGAAAGTTCTTGTAGTACAAATCCACTAgggcatcatctccaaggtTGTGGGCTTGGACAGTAGGCGGTACAAGCAGTATCGGGCCATGTCTTTCCGGCATCGAGTCTTGAGTGGTTCCGGCGACGATAGCTTCAAGACAAGCATCAACCTCAGACTCCGGCCGGGCATCGGGTATAGCTTGCGGGCCCGTAGCCCGTATCAAGTTGCCAACTAACCGATTCTCCTCCGCAGCAAGTTGTCGGAGCCGTGTAAGTGCTGCCCGACCAAGACCACCTCGACGTGACTTTGCATAATTACACAGCCTTCCAGACTCATTGCACCGGCTGCAGCTAGGCTTCTTGCCGTCGCATTTGACGTGCCGGGAACGACATGCGAGGCATGCCAACGATGAGCGTGTGACAATATTCTTCCGACGTGCCGGAGGATCCATGAAATTGATGGACTCGGGATAAATAGACGTATACAAGCTTATAGTGAAATTTAAAAGGGAGATGCATACCATCAGTCGGGATCATTGGGCCAGAAGTGTGAATGCGGGTATTGAGTTCCCGAGTCACCGAGTCCCCGAAACTATGTGCCACAGCTATAGCCGGCTTTACTACTATTCGTCCACAGATGGAATTGTAGCTGGAGCGGACTTGGTCGCCCAGGGAAATAATCTGATTGGCCGAACAGGTCCAGCATTCTCGTATTCTATGTAGGATCTAGAATTGTTACAAATATATGTGTGTACGGagagtatatacatatatatatgaacAATGATTCGCCGTAGTTATATGAAGAAAGCATTCAGAAACAATTTAAACAAGCACCTCACGCAAACATCTCATCTGGAATccgtcaccatggccaagaaaaTCGTTGTCATTGGGAGCGGCTTCGCTGGTTTATGGACCGCCATTGGTGCTAAGAGGCTTATCGACCTAAATAAGAGCTTACTGGTTGACCAAGATGTTGAAGTGTTGGTTGTTGCACCAGAGCCCAAACTTGTGATTCGTCCTCGTCTTTATGAGTCGAATGTAGCAAACATGAGTGCTCCACTTGAGGACCTATTTGCAGCAACCGGCATCCGTTTCGCTCAAGGAGTTGTTCATACCATTCgaacaaaagagaaggagattgaaaTGGTCGACATGGCTGGAGTATCATCAAAGTTATCCTACGACAAACTCGTCTTGGCTGCTGGTAGTCGTTTGGTTCGCCCCGAGATCCCTGGACTCAAAGACCACGCATTTAGCATTGATACTATCCGAGAAGCGGCAAATCTTGAAGCTCACTTGCGCCATCTTGTTGCTTTGCCATCTACGCAAGCCCGAAATACTGTGGTAATATGTGGGGGCGGCTTCACGGGCATCGAATTGGCCACCGAGTTGCCTCGTCGATTACGCGCTATTCTCGGCCTTGACACCAAAGTCCGTGTCATTCTTGCTGAGCGAGCAAATGTTGTTGGCCCTTCATTGGGAGACAATGTTCGGCCGATTATTACCAAAGCGCTGGAGGATGTCGGGGCGGAAGTCAAGCTTGGGGTTACAATCAAGTCTGTGGACGCCGGAGGTATTGTGAGCACATCGGGTGAGCGCATCGAGGCTCTCACTGTTGTTTGGACTGTTGGTATGGAAGCAAGTCCTCTCACACAACAGATACCTGGTGAAAGGGATACTATGGGGAGATTGATCGTAGATCGCAATCTGCGAGTTCCATCGTGTACCGACATTTTCGCCACAGGCGACATGGCATCTGCTAGGACTGACGATGTGGGCAACTACACCCTCATGTCGTGTCAACACGCTATTCCGCTGGGTCGCGTATCTGGTTACAACGTGGCGGCAGATGTCTTGAAGATAGACTTGCGTCCTTATGAGCAGCCTCATTACGAGACttgccttgatcttgggGCTTGGGGTTCCGTGATAACTTCGGGTTGGGAACGTCAAGTTGTGAAAGCCGGGGCACCAATgaaagaggccaaggaatTTGTCAATCGCATCCTGATTTACCCTCCGACCAATCCGGTGGAAGCTTTCGCCTTTTCGGATCCCGATTGGGTCGGCCCTTCAACGAAGGCTTATCTTGATCCTGTTCAGGTCTAGAACAACTTACTATCTAGTAGGTAGCGAAGAGCACAGAATGGGAAAATACGTCACTAATTGTGTCTATGTACGTACATTTACGCGTGAAAAACTCCTGTCAAATAGATTGCCAAACGTTTTGTTTTGTTATATCCACTCCCAGGAAGCCGCTGTGTAATTCTTGTATAAATAGCACCAATGGTCCGCGTGTCTACAAATATGTTCTACAGCATTAGTAGAGTTGTGATAGGTCCCAACCGCTGCAAATTGACTGAATTTGACTGCGAGTATGATAACCTAGATGCCTTGCCTTTTATTTCCCACTTTCCTTACTTCCGCCTACTATTTCTAATTCGTGATCCGTTTCTAATCCCTCTACCCTATCGGGTTTCGGTCCCGCTGTGTTATGCCAGCTCTGCCGCCATGACTGCGTAACGACGATGCCGCCTCCCACCAGGCTTTTATCGCTTGATGCGTCGTGATATTGCCACACGCGATTGCTACCTGTAGTT harbors:
- a CDS encoding rhodanese-like domain-containing protein produces the protein MSKHIPPPGARSINEILAEARTHLTRVTPAQLLTELQSSSSHGPTHIVDIRPAAQREREGALNFPDAPLFDASTTKHTINIIERNVLEWRLDPQNEARIKEIVDEFGYDTRVIVSCSEGYTSSLAARELQKLGLSRATDLEGGYWAWKRYLDDRQAP
- a CDS encoding pyridine nucleotide-disulfide oxidoreductase domain-containing protein, producing MAKKIVVIGSGFAGLWTAIGAKRLIDLNKSLLVDQDVEVLVVAPEPKLVIRPPTGIRFAQGVVHTIRTKEKEIEMVDMAGVSSKLSYDKLVLAAGSRLVRPEIPGLKDHAFSIDTIREAANLEAHLRHLVALPSTQARNTVVICGGGFTGIELATELPRRLRAILGLDTKVRVILAERANVVGPSLGDNVRPIITKALEDVGAEVKLGVTIKSVDAGGIVSTSGERIEALTVVWTVGMEASPLTQQIPGERDTMGRLIVDRNLRVPSCTDIFATGDMASARTDDVGNYTLMSCQHAIPLGRVSGYNVAADVLKIDLRPYEQPHYETCLDLGAWGSVITSGWERQVVKAGAPMKEAKEFVNRILIYPPTNPVEAFAFSDPDWVGPSTKAYLDPVQV